The Amphiura filiformis chromosome 13, Afil_fr2py, whole genome shotgun sequence genome segment CAAAGGTGCGTACATTATTCCTAAATCCTTCCCCTTTTCCATCTGTATCACCTCACTGCTCATTTCTAAGGCGGCACAAACGCGCGATTTATGATTGTGTAAAGTTTCTTTATGGCTCTCAATCTTTAGTCTTCTTGAAGCTTGAAACTCTTgtgttttttgcaaaaattcagtTTCAGCCAATTTTACAGTTTTCTTAAAGTGATCAAGTACTTGTTTGACATTAGTGTCCAATGCAACAATAAGTCTCTCATCTTCTGATATAGCTGCGTCTATAGCTTCGGCTATGTCTTCAGATTGCTGATGCAATGTTTCAAGATGGGTCTTTCTCTTTCGTAGAGCCTTGTCTATATCTATCTGTTTGTGATCAGGACCTGGATGTTCGATAACAACACAGTCCCGACATATCGGTTCCTCGCACGTTTCACAGTAGAATTTCAATACCTCTCCAACATGTTTCGGACACACGCGTTGTCTTTGAAAGGTAAATGATGCCCCAGAAAGTTCTCCTAGCAAGGACACATTATGCGCTTTAAACCTGCGCAGCCGTTTGTGACTTTGAAGACAAGTTTCGCACAAAAAGTCACCGCAATCGACACAATGACCAACAGCCTGATTATCGTCCTCGCAAGATGTACATGACATTTTCACATCCTCGTGTAAACTCTTCTCAATCGATTCCCGCTccttcaagttatcaacaaacaCGTTGGTCTGcagttctttcaccccacctTCTGGTAACGGGTAGTCTTCATGACAATTTGGACACGAAATGGCTTTCGCGTATATTGGATTTTTTTCAGCAGCAGTTTCTGACCAATTTAACAGACATTTCAGGCAAAAGGTATGAAGACAAGGTAGTAGTTTGGGCTTGTCCACGACAGCAGAACAAATTCCACAGTGAATGAGAGTTGGTTCTGGATTGGCGGGTTCCGAATCAGTCATTTTATTTGAAAGTAGCTTTAAACAAATCTAAATTCACATGTACACAAACATTTCAGATTGGTACTGTTTCAATCCTGGTATCTTCAGTGTTAACTATTCGACGAAGAATTGTCACACATTTCCGAAGTATTCACCCCAGCATCATACAGTAGTTCGCTATTTGGACTGCACTTGACGCCATTGCACTGCATGAGCAAAGAGTCAAGATATCACACAATTAATGACATTTTCTGTCGATCTAGTTCCCAGGATCTGGTTGTTCATGATAATTTACTGTCCCGTGATCTAATACCACCCATACAAAGGTCGCCCATCGCCGATGACTTCCAACGTGTAGCTTTGAACATTGAACCCAGGCATATGCATAATCACGACAAATTCCTGCATTTTTAAATGTGCTAAGCTCATGTGCACGTAAAGTCTGAGTATGGATGTCCATTAAGGGCGCAGACCACAAAATAACCTTTTTACCCGCGTGTCAagatatttcacttttttacgtcatctctgtattaacccagcaaacacaaaacgttttcgacatcattcgcaaaaggttgtattTATAGGGGCTGTGCAAATTATGTGTACCAACGGGGTGGTGAATTCTAAAAATAGTCTGACAAAAGtctttgccccctccctttcGACGTACCAAAACAGCTTTCCCGCTTCCCCCTCCCCCGCCCTTTACACATTCCAAAATTGGGGAACCCTACAACTTAAATTGCCTAATCATGTGATGCGAGCGTTTTCCTAACATGTTTCTACAAAATTTGCGTAACATCGAAACGGTGAACAAAGTATCTATGCCAAAAAACGTCTGACCCCCTTCCGACGTACCAAACAAAGTATAGTATTTGGTCTGTTACTAacataagaaaacaaaataacGTTGTAATCCAAATACAAACTTCGTCGTTGAATTAACGCCTAAGTATATGAAAACCTGAAACTAAATGCTTGCAATTTTACAAATTTCACAAATGTGAAATTTTATCAGCATTTAATTTACCTGAGTGGTAAGGTAGTCTACTCACGTGACATTAAGGCCGGCATTATGCCCGGGGCATTATGACCGGTAATGGCTATGACTCACTATAGAAATTGTATTGTTTACGCAACGGGTGTCACGTAATGCaaataatatactagtaataaaatcatatactttaaatatTAAAGTACGTCCGTGTGCTGAAGTTCATATACGAATAATTGTAGTCAACATGACAGTAAGACCACCTAATTGCTATTTAGTATAATAGCTGGGAACTGGGGCTGTGTAGAGGCCGTTGTCATGGTTTTAGACATTTAAAATTACTTTCGTCGTACAAGCTTGATATCAAATGTTGTTGGAGGTTGAATTATTTGGCTTTTTaatatttctaaaatattttacaTCCGCAAAATGTGTTTCCGCATCGTTTTAGTGGCAGGTAAGCTTTATAATATACTATTTCGTATTTTACCAGCTGTGTAGCAAGCGACAAGTACATGAACTCAGTCGCGCGCGAACTCCAATTGCTGTAAGAGCTTGTAAGCGTTAAGGTTTCGACTTCATGCGAGCCTTATATTGTTCTGTTAGAACAATGGGTAAAAAACCGGTGAGTAAAACATTTTACCCAACAAGCACTCATAACTCTGTGCAGGTGACTTAGCCTAGGGGCAAATCCCCTTTATGCAGATCTCTGTTTAGATTAGTGTGCTACGAGGTCTCTGGACTTGGGGACTCTGGACTTTGGTCTGCTAATTTTATAAGGCGCTGTGATCTCTGTAGAGCGCCATATAAAGTATTTGttacatgtaataataataataataagcctgGTTTTGTGAGCTCTCAACGATTCCACTTTATCTGTCTGAATGCTCCTCTATCAGCCTTCTCCTTTCCTTTAGGAATGACAAATGATGCACGACACTGATGTGTTGCCTCTGGTTCTGCCACCGGACTATGTCTATTTGGAAAGTAGAACGTGGATTAGTTAGTACTCCTCTGCTCTCTCAGTCAGCCACTAGATCTTTACTTAGATAAATTCTTTGATTTTAGAGAATATGGTGATATTTGGTCTGTTAGCGGTTAGAGGGAACACTGTTAGCTTGTGTTCCTCATCCATCAGGAATATCAATATGCACTCATTGGCCTCCTTCAGGATGTTTCTAACGAAGCCGATTGCCACCATTTATAATGTGGTTGATTACGGTAGGCTAACTAATAATAAACTGGTCTGGAAACAATGTctatttggtttggtttggtattATTTATTTCTTCATCTCATATATATACAAATTTACTGAATGAATATGAAGCGACCCATTATTGTACGTGTTGACTCGCCAAGAGCGTGAGTGAGAGAGACTGAGAGTGAGACAGAGATTTCTCCCGCACCTGCCTTTTATTTCCGTCTCCCTATTCATAAACAAATTTCTTTATCCTAACAAAATCGATCGGGATGAATCGGCAATTTATCTGGATTTCTCAAACAAGAATAACCTACAAAAAAGTATGGATCCCATATTAACATTCTGCAATGTTACATGTTGGTTGGCTCTTCGCTCTTTGGAAGTAGCAGGACCGGCATTCTGCAAAAAGGTATTATTTAAATGACGTCCTTTGTTTGCTTCTACGACATATGGTGCCAGCTAGACCTGATGTAATTGCTAATAGTGTTTGTGCCAGTGCCAATTGTTCCCCCGGGGCTGCTCCTTCCGATTTGTAATGTCGGAGTAGCTGCAATATTGAGGATGTGCAACAGCGTGCCGATGACAGAGTCCTAGATTTGTCTTGTCCCATAGCTTCAGATTGGCAGGAGAGGGAAGTTGATCATCACAAAGACTAAAATGTTTAGGTCTTTTGGTAACAAATAtgtatattcaatacgaaaggtcaacaattTCAAATGATGCACGGCCTTTCCTCCTAGCTACCAAtggctacatacacttaaagtacataccatttgatttgtaaagtttacttcgaggactgttaaggtggtactacaccccatgataggttttgtgactaattttgcacttttctctaaaaaataactacacactggtaacaaatgttatgtatattatagggacaaggaatccaattacttcactgaaatttcagtgattcaaaacaagtggttcattatgtatgttaagaaatgaggtacattctaacgATACCtatctaaattatttaatatcaggatattccttgtattcagaaggcaatttgatgtgtctgatgtgctctcatgtcccacaaaaatactgtgcaaacgtaatATACAGGTCAATGAATATAATTAAACGATCTGTTTGATTCGATTTTCAGTTTTAATATTTGTTCCTGAGTGCTATGCTGATTTATATTGTGAAGAAGACTGGGTTGGATACGCTGACTTCTGTTATAAGGTGATTATGTTCGTACCTTACTAAGTACACCGTGAAAAGTATTGAGCGACAAGTATTCCTGATATGCTTCAATCATAATGTTCAATCATGTCAATTATGTAGACGAATGGTGTTGGTTGAAGGTAGAAACTGACTAAACTGGAGTTAAACAACATTCAATTTTTTTGGGAACTGTTTGTTTTGCTAAAAAGTTAGTGTTAAATAATGTTTCAATTGTTTCAACTTTAACTTGGGTGAGCGTCCAAGGCATGTGCAACAAATCCCGCAACAAATACGCAAGAACCTGTGCATTAcattattttacaaattttcGGGCATATAGTCCTTCATCAGGTGATAGTAGTAGTAGTGTTGTGAAGTCAATATTTTGTGCGTGTTTCTGTTCTActtttacatactgcagttactgtccgttttcctatacacaatacacagtgctctcaccattgacgcgtgacctctacaaatgatgtatgttggaagaatggacacttgcctagttaacatcactgtgtgaaaaataaccagccaatatttaatttattctccaaacttctagcaaatatgtttctctaacatgacctaaaattacagctaggttagatgttcagaaatggtcgcacttttgtaaaatatgagtgagggcaaagcatagctagctcatagctagccaactccccgtgttaattgaatggagatttgaccgaaaatattgagctatattggtaacggaccgctccgttctgaaggatgccacaaacaaaaaacggtacaagctacatttaaactattctaaataggttctagaaaatatagttttgtaacatgtcctaaatttttagctaatttagatgtttggagagggtcgcacttttgtgttttaggaaggatatgtaaacgacagataacaccaaaaatatgaagaaattatttccaaaccgtgttaagtcaacaatcattatgttgctcattttgaagaatgctggttaacaaaaagcaagtcattgtctcatttcgtgaacaaaggtacacataccattgtttcctttcgtttcctttataatcggttacccaactgaagctataataccagctttattgcgatatcgcacatgtaaaacagacacttgtgcacaaccagagaagatctgatttaatcagttgagctgcttcaatgagtgttatcttggtttaatagcttttaatggggtttaagtcatgcaaaggtcgagacgaattctactgtagacatgactgcaccaTGACAAATACCGACGCAGTTTGTTCAAAACAATGTGTATATGATATaaacacataaaaataataactacccccttaatgaatgaccaGTATTCCATAACGGGTTATCATATCTTATAacacctcatttgttgtattGGTCCCAATGTTGATGTCGCAGCGTATATTACAATGAAAtttacccaagatttgaaagttgcagcgaAATcgtattgccttgtattcagtatccatggaAGAAAATGTGTCATTGAGTTATTCTTCTTGTTTTGTGCATGGAGgaaatcaaaacatgtgataataaaaattgtcattatttacatcagtgatcattatttacttaatcccataATGAAAACATAACAAGAAGTGGAAGACCGATGGTTACATCTCTTGGTAACACCTGCCATCAGGAAATGTTGAATCCTACTCAATAATGAATACTCTCTGATCTGTACTCGATCAGCAAGGGcatgcaatttatttaaatgaagcgcctaaagtcggCCTTAAGTCAGGTGGGCAACACAGAAGTGTACATCGACAGCTAAACTTCGCTTTATAGGCTTCACACCCGCACAAACACACCCCTGCCAatatttgggatacgtgagaagtGAGAACTATGGTATCCCTTTCTCCAGTCGGATAAACCGTTAATAATTATGctgtcaggtcagtaaccaatttaATGGCCGAAGCCCTTTGACCGAaaaaatggtaccacttttatgaacagCCTGTAGGCAAATCAAAACGGCAtaaaaggaacaatgcgttacgtaatctattgtttATATAATCTCCTTGAGGGCGACACACAAACTAAATAAATGTCGTGACTCCTTGTTTAATATATTACAGGTAACAACAAAGGAGGAGGAGCACAAACCCTGGCCAAGTGCTCGCCAAGCATGCATAGAGTATGGTCACAGTGGGGATTTGGCAAGCTTCCAAAGCGAGCAAGTGTACATCGATGTAATGTCACAACTACCAATTGAAAAGTGAGTGAGGTTTTCAACAAGATGCTTGTGTTTTTAGAATACTGGTTTTGGGTTTGAATTCCGGGTTTATGTGTTAGTAGTTTGAGGTAAAAAAGCTggacattttgcctttggaaccgaggactATCCCGTGGGGCGTAACCGCAAGGGATATCccgtatatacatgatatacaaccCGGATATATATACAActggtgcaaagttattaacctaatAGCTCCTAATTCATAACCATTACTAGGGTATATTACATTATGAGGCAACCAACGGCGCCGATTCGACCCCAAACAGCTCCACATTATAGACCTGGGTGGAGTGGTACAAGCGATATAAAGTGAGATAAAGTACATAACACATTTTCCCTGACGAGCTTCGAACCCAGAACCTTGGGATCATGAATCGGACGCCCTAACAGTTAGGTCACCGTGCTCGACATCAGAGTGACAGAATCCTTTCGACAGTGAGCCTCCAGTGTGACCTGGACGGACTCCATCTAAACATACATACCCAGAACTAGCCGACTATGGAATTCCCTTCCAGCAGCAGCATGTCTTCAAGTCAGCAGTGATAGAATTCCTTTTGGATCAGATTTTTAATCTTAACCGATCATCCAGGCCCTTATAATATGGGTGGATGACACACCCAGTTAGGGGCTGTTTTTCAGTAGGGCTTAGTATATGTATTCTGGTTCCCAAGACAACCAGGAAATcatgtttttatttgtattttttttactccTCCTAAAGTAAAACAAATCAGTCGTGCGGTTCTACTTGGACATATCATGTTGGAAGGGCAAATATACAAATgctacatatcaataataatgctccgcaaataaaattttgaaatcctATACTAATATTGCTTGCGTTTCTCCTTTTAACCTGTTTTGCAGTCAGCATATCTGGCTTGGTTTCAATGACATCAGAGGAGGCAGTAAGTATTTCCTATTAGGAAGACCTTTCTTTACCATAACTTCCTCTTTAATAAACAGATTATTAAAGCGGTACTGCTATTCATATcataagtatttatttatttattgaaataatGTTAAGAAAACAATTCAAAATACTATTATTGTTGTAatcttaaaccccattaaaagctattaacccaagataacactcattgaaaacagctcaactgattaaatcatatcttctctggttaaatacacaaacataattatgtttctgcttcacacgtacaatggagcaatggctgggattatactttcagttgggttaacgattataaagcgaagcgctagagaacaattctgtgtggtctttgtttacgaaatgagacaatacgtgcttattgttaaccagcgttcttgaaaatgagaaaaatggtggtttgcagacttaacacggtttggaaataatttcttcatatttttggtgttatctgtcgtttacatatccttcctaaaacaccaaagtacgcatatttccaaacatctaaattagctacaaatttaggacatgttacaaaactatattgtctagaattttagaaacgtacttttaatattggccgcttatttttcacacagcgacgttaactaggcaatgtactattacctataacattaactaaaacaccaaagtacgcatatttccaaacatctaaattagctaaaaatttaggacatgttacaaaactatattttctagaactttagaagagtacttttaatattggccggttatttttcacacagcgacgttaactaggcatatccccatacttttaacgtaggctatttgtagaggtcacgcgtcaatgggaaagagcactgtgtattgtgtataggaaaacggacagtaactgcagtatgatcattATTATCACACtttcatttttaatgatattCAGGGCCGGATtcacttttttttggggggggaggccAAAATTTGAAGGCCCCAAACAACCATGAGGAAGGCATCAGCACTCAAGTGCCCAAGTATTGGCTTACGTATAATAAGATCGACAGTTCATGATGGCAGAAGCATTAAAATGTAGAAGTGAACAGACATATTTTGTTCCTAATTTACTAGGACAGTTGGCAAAAGGCGAGCAAAAATTAACAATTTAGTTTTTgctcaaaatgaaggtgaattttgctatttgaagaGTTTTTGAAGAGAATTTTACCCAAAATATGGACTAAAAGGAGGATGAACAGAGCAATTTGGTGCCTCCAAATTTTTGGGGCTCTGGGCCCAGGCCCATatgacccaatggtaaatccaaCCCTGATGATAATTATAGGGCCCAACGGTACGATTGAAGTCCCCAATAAAGATTCGTCAGAGGATTATGACTTCAAacagattgaataacgaatatttgttgaaaaaaattgatATCGAATAAATATTCTGAACCAGGCACAACATTAAACTTGTGATGGTGTTCTATCATTTCCTAGATATGACTTGGAGTGACGACAGGGCAGTCGCTTTTACAAAGTGGAGTACCGGGCAACCGGATAATCATATTGTGCTCGGAGAAGACGGAGAGTCATGTACTGAAATATTCCCAAATTCAACATGGAACGACAATAAATGCGGAACGAAAATAGCATACATGTGCCAAAAATATAAAGGTAGGGACTGGATTAGTATTGAATTTTAGATATTGTGAAAAAGCTTAAACGTGTATTGTACGCGTACGAAGGCTGAAAATAAGGAAGACGTTTCAGAAACACTTCCGATCGACCGCTACATCCGTTTGATATATCGAACACAAAACGTTAGCATGCATAGCTTCAAATCGCGGCGAGTTGAACCAAATCGCCCGAAAACTTTGCACAATCGCGTTTGAATTGTCTCGCGATCAATAGGGAGTTTTCGATTTCCACGACGGATGGTTCTGCAACGGTAAAACACCAAATGTTGTCGTCGTCGCCACGACGGTTGTCGGACTCTTTGCGTGTTGTAGAATTTGGAAGACGACGGCAACTTTGGTGTTTTAACAACGCAGAACAATCTGGCGTGGAGATCGAAAAATCCCTATTGCGAAACTCTACGACTGCTAATACATGTTATAAGATTGTGTGGGTTTGTGTATATTATGTACTTGCAAAGCCATAGGTATCATGACGTTTGTCTTACTTACATGTGCAATGCTAGCTTATTTTTATGCAGTGTGTTGGTATAGGTTTAAATCTTGTTCTTATTGGTTAAATATATGTGCATAGTTCTTAACCAGTGTATTTCATATATTTGCTTTCCATGTATAAATTTGTATCAtgtgttattatcatgtttattgtaaagcgctttgagatattatattgtactgcgctatataagaaataaattattattattaattatcattctagaatgatataatttaaataatttttcattcatattttctttaggGTATGGAGAACCGCAACTGCCTAAAACAATGTGTTTGGCTAACTCCTCTTTAACACCA includes the following:
- the LOC140167341 gene encoding transcription intermediary factor 1-alpha-like, whose protein sequence is MTDSEPANPEPTLIHCGICSAVVDKPKLLPCLHTFCLKCLLNWSETAAEKNPIYAKAISCPNCHEDYPLPEGGVKELQTNVFVDNLKERESIEKSLHEDVKMSCTSCEDDNQAVGHCVDCGDFLCETCLQSHKRLRRFKAHNVSLLGELSGASFTFQRQRVCPKHVGEVLKFYCETCEEPICRDCVVIEHPGPDHKQIDIDKALRKRKTHLETLHQQSEDIAEAIDAAISEDERLIVALDTNVKQVLDHFKKTVKLAETEFLQKTQEFQASRRLKIESHKETLHNHKSRVCAALEMSSEVIQMEKGKDLGIMYAPLCKAMTTLNDLRPKALRPSICDVDFIPNKDLTKGLGFISGYKHWKLVKIIQSDSWGLKNPKGITYHTCGDLIVAVHSKSGYNRGVTW